In Nitrosophilus labii, the following proteins share a genomic window:
- the ftsZ gene encoding cell division protein FtsZ — translation MEPFIVEESKKITGANIKAIGVGGGGGNMIGHMINQGIEGIELLVANTDAQALNTSKAHVKIQLGEKTTRGLGAGMIPEKGKEAALESYDEIKEKLEGADIVFVASGMGGGTGTGAAPIIAQAAKEVGALTISVVTKPFKFEGRKRARLAEEGLEELKKESDSIVVIPNDKLLAIVEKNLGIKDSFKIVDDVLSRAVSGISGVILSYGQNDINLDFADVKTVMSHRGLALMGVGEAQGSNSAYEAIKSAIESPLLDNMSINGAMGVLVHFTIHPNYPLVDIGEAMDIVYESADEDAHVIFGTTTDESMEPDRVKITLVATGFDHQEDEKEKEELKLITPRQTEMTTRRKVSGGYESNEELLDIPTFLRNQMD, via the coding sequence ATGGAGCCTTTTATCGTAGAAGAGAGCAAAAAGATAACCGGCGCTAATATAAAAGCTATAGGAGTTGGCGGCGGCGGCGGAAACATGATTGGCCATATGATTAATCAAGGTATAGAAGGTATAGAACTCTTAGTCGCAAATACTGATGCGCAAGCGCTAAATACGTCAAAAGCTCACGTAAAAATTCAACTTGGAGAGAAAACCACAAGAGGTCTAGGCGCCGGAATGATACCTGAAAAAGGAAAAGAGGCTGCACTAGAGAGTTATGATGAAATTAAAGAAAAATTAGAAGGTGCCGATATAGTTTTCGTCGCTTCAGGTATGGGTGGCGGAACTGGAACCGGTGCGGCTCCTATAATAGCTCAAGCGGCAAAAGAGGTAGGAGCTCTGACCATATCAGTAGTTACCAAACCTTTTAAATTTGAAGGCAGAAAAAGGGCTAGACTTGCAGAAGAAGGACTAGAAGAGCTAAAAAAAGAGAGCGATTCTATAGTTGTTATCCCAAATGATAAACTGTTGGCAATAGTTGAAAAAAATTTGGGTATTAAAGATAGTTTCAAGATAGTTGACGATGTTCTCTCAAGAGCTGTAAGCGGAATAAGCGGTGTTATCCTCTCTTATGGACAAAACGATATTAACCTAGATTTTGCAGACGTTAAAACTGTTATGAGTCACAGAGGTCTAGCTCTTATGGGCGTTGGTGAAGCTCAAGGAAGCAATTCGGCTTATGAAGCAATTAAAAGTGCTATTGAATCTCCACTTCTTGACAATATGTCTATTAACGGTGCTATGGGTGTTTTGGTACACTTTACTATTCATCCTAATTATCCTTTGGTAGATATAGGCGAAGCTATGGATATTGTATATGAAAGTGCGGATGAAGACGCTCATGTTATTTTTGGTACTACCACAGACGAATCTATGGAACCTGATAGAGTTAAAATTACGTTGGTAGCTACAGGCTTTGATCATCAAGAAGATGAAAAAGAGAAAGAAGAACTAAAACTAATAACTCCAAGACAAACCGAGATGACTACTAGAAGAAAAGTTAGCGGCGGTTATGAATCTAACGAAGAGCTTTTAGATATACCTACATTTTTGAGAAACCAGATGGACTAA
- a CDS encoding ABC transporter ATP-binding protein, with protein sequence MDIAISIKGLKKKFGQKEVLRGIDLDIIRHKTTIILGLSGSGKSTIIKHIVGLLRPDSGEILVDGVDVANADEKTIFKIRKKVGFLFQSGALFDSMNVFENIAFPLREHTKLTQKEMIKKVEKSLEMVGLKPKEVMALYPDELSGGMRKRVGLARTIIMEPEIILFDEPTTGLDPITCDLISRMILHLQSELNVTSVLISHDIKESFKVGDYFAFLYQGKIIDFGDKDKFLNTDNEYVKQFLNGESEGPIKIVG encoded by the coding sequence ATGGATATAGCAATATCTATTAAAGGTTTAAAGAAAAAGTTTGGCCAAAAAGAGGTTTTAAGAGGTATTGACTTAGATATTATTAGACACAAAACTACCATTATTTTAGGACTTTCAGGGAGTGGAAAATCTACCATCATTAAACATATCGTTGGGCTTTTAAGGCCTGATAGCGGAGAGATTTTAGTTGATGGCGTAGATGTAGCTAATGCGGATGAAAAGACTATTTTTAAGATTAGAAAAAAGGTGGGTTTTCTTTTTCAAAGCGGGGCTCTTTTTGATAGTATGAATGTTTTTGAAAATATAGCCTTCCCACTAAGAGAGCATACTAAACTAACGCAAAAAGAGATGATTAAAAAAGTCGAAAAATCTTTAGAAATGGTAGGGCTTAAACCGAAAGAGGTAATGGCTCTCTATCCAGATGAGTTAAGCGGTGGAATGAGAAAGAGGGTAGGGCTTGCTAGAACCATTATAATGGAACCTGAAATAATACTTTTTGACGAACCGACAACAGGGTTAGATCCTATTACTTGCGATCTTATCTCAAGAATGATATTGCATCTACAAAGCGAACTAAACGTTACGTCGGTACTTATTAGCCATGATATTAAAGAGAGTTTTAAAGTAGGCGACTATTTTGCGTTTTTATATCAAGGTAAAATTATAGACTTTGGTGACAAAGATAAGTTTTTAAATACAGATAACGAATATGTTAAGCAGTTCTTAAATGGAGAGAGTGAAGGGCCTATAAAGATTGTTGGTTAA